From Lolium perenne isolate Kyuss_39 chromosome 5, Kyuss_2.0, whole genome shotgun sequence, a single genomic window includes:
- the LOC127299950 gene encoding uncharacterized protein — protein MSSTPPPRDLQRHVPAAPPTRDLAGLALAAERSRRPRPRHGAHAASPSGQSPDHRSSSSSSTCKDFLRKFVDNELLTASLEDWFTGNTQDSGFQKPSFDVPFDLTELQSFDYALEGVTFQQLVRMPNALHASTSDAFEATAHLALEDFLHAGIKGLWEAFWGPEEAMPFSVACIHSTSSRFYPAEKAIGSGKLDGVCATAVLLKNSKHSQGRWDHIVVLALLRPDVGMVSAQSDLHPSPAVLGEALFFALRVLLSRSLSRSSTVLRNSDSVYVLLVDSQFGGVVNVQGDLNRLSFDTNNVYECAAEWIKNDARITVSSVDRVWNKLGNANWGDVGTLQVLLAVFRSMIQFCGEPKYSLDELATEHSSRLQSRRSERHLVDRQSNGNGVYRYQQRSHSPEIVEVQEEGTVDVKPDEILKLEIGSIVLMEISNCQKGFQINDIRTESEPPIYGAIPVEEPTKSYLLYVGSSPSHLEPAWENMNSWYQVQRQTKVLTLMKQRDISSRYIPQMVASGRVVHPGPCNKPNSSGSCGHPLCGTPILVTSPVGETISNLIRNGLFGVEDALRCCHDCLSALAAASSAGIRHGDIRPENVIRVSNGSRSPHFVLIGWGHAILEDKDRPSMNLFFSSTFALQEGKLCAASDAESLIYLLYFSCGGVCPELDSVEGALQWRETSWSRRVIQQKLGDVAAVLKAFADYVDSLCGTPYPMDYEIWLRRFRRTINEDHGKEVDTSS, from the exons ATGTCATCGACCCCGCCGCCGCGAGATCTCCAGCGCCACGTCCCCGCCGCCCCGCCCACGCGAGATCTCGCCGGCCTCGCCCTCGCCGCCGAAAGATCTCGCCGCCCCCGCCCTCGCCATGGCGCCCACGCGGCGTCGCCCTCAG GCCAGTCGCCGGACCACCGCAGCTCATCATCCTCATCCACCTGCAAGGACTTCCTGCGCAAGTTCGTGGACAACGAGCTGCTGACGGCGAGCCTGGAGGACTGGTTCACCGGCAACACCCAAGACAGCGGGTTCCAGAAACCATCCTTCGACGTCCCCTTCGACCTCACCGAGCTGCAGAGCTTCGACTACGCGCTGGAAGGCGTCACCTTCCAGCAGCTGGTCAGGATGCCGAACGCGCTGCACGCGTCCACATCCGACGCGTTCGAGGCCACCGCGCACCTCGCGCTGGAGGACTTCCTGCACGCGGGCATCAAGGGGCTGTGGGAGGCCTTCTGGGGCCCCGAGGAGGCCATGCCCTTCTCCGTCGCCTGCATACACAGCACCAGCTCCAGGTTCTACCCCGCCGAGAAGGCCATCGGCAGTGGGAAGCTCGACGGCGTCTGCGCGACGGCCGTGCTGCTCAAGAACTCCAAGCACTCGCAGGGGAGGTGGGACCATATCGTCGTGCTGGCTTTGCTGAGGCCTGATGTTGGGATGGTCTCCGCGCAGAGCGACCTGCACCCGTCGCCTGCTGTCCTGGGGGAGGCGCTGTTCTTCGCGCTCCGCGTGTTGCTCTCTCGCAGCCTCAGCAGGTCCTCCACCGTCCTCCGGAATTCGGACTCTGTTTACGTGCTGCTGGTGGATTCGCAGTTTGGAGGGGTGGTAAATGTCCAAGGGGATCTCAACAGGCTGAGTTTTGATACCAACAATGTTTATGAGTGCGCCGctgaatggataaaaaatgatgccAGGATTACGGTTTCTTCCGTGGATCGAGTGTGGAATAAACTTGGGAATGCCAACTGGGGAGACGTTGGGACCCTTCAAGTCCTCCTTGCGGTTTTCCGCTCGATGATCCAATTCTGTGGAGAGCCAAAGTACTCTCTTGATGAACTAGCCACAGAGCACAGTTCCCGGCTGCAGAGTCGAAGATCAGAGAGACACTTGGTTGACAGACAATCTAATGGAAATGGTGTGTATAGGTACCAGCAACGAAGTCATTCTCCTGAAATTGTTGAAGTGCAGGAGGAAGGTACTGTTGATGTAAAACCTGATGAAATCTTGAAGCTTGAGATAGGGTCCATTGTTTTGATGGAGATCTCTAACTGCCAGAAGGGTTTTCAAATCAATGATATCCGAACAGAAAGCGAGCCTCCTATTTATGGTGCTATTCCTGTGGAGGAGCCTACCAAATCCTATTTGCTGTATGTAGGTTCCAGCCCTTCTCATCTAGAGCCAGCATGGGAGAATATGAATTCCTGGTACCAGGTTCAGAGGCAGACCAAAGTGCTGACTTTGATGAAGCAAAGAGACATTTCTAGCAGATACATACCGCAGATGGTAGCTTCTGGACGTGTGGTCCATCCAGGCCCTTGTAACAAGCCAAACTCTAGCGGGAGTTGTGGTCATCCGTTGTGCGGTACTCCAATCCTTGTCACCTCACCAGTtggtgaaaccatttcaaatctgATACGGAACGGATTGTTTGGTGTTGAGGACGCTCTGAGATGTTGCCATGACTGTTTGTCTGCTCttgctgctgcatcatctgcaGGAATCCGTCACGGTGACATCCGGCCAGAGAATGTGATCCGTGTCAGCAATGGCTCAAGGAGCCCACATTTCGTACTTATTGGATGGGGTCATGCTATCCTGGAAGATAAGGATCGGCCTTCAATGAATCTGTTCTTCTCATCTACATTTGCGCTCCAGGAAGGCAAGCTTTGTGCGGCATCTGATGCCGAAAGTTTGATTTATCTCTTATATTTCTCGTGTGGTGGAGTCTGCCCAGAGCTTGACTCGGTTGAAGGTGCACTTCAGTGGAGGGAGACATCATGGTCAAGGAGAGTTATACAACAGAAGTTGGGTGATGTCGCGGCAGTGTTGAAAGCATTCGCGGATTATGTTGACAGCCTCTGCGGGACCCCATACCCAATGGACTATGAGATATGGTTACGAAGGTTCCGCAGAACAATCAATGAAGATCATGGGAAGGAGGTTGATACATCAAGTTAG
- the LOC127299952 gene encoding uncharacterized protein, protein MAAAPVVYRRVMKAVQKHVGGGADKKHFREFVAAEFRSPVGTEAEARAGLRLAEDYAYHITSIQHQKELLFSYNIAVDRSEEMKKTLNKSAASVGLQLPDVYQP, encoded by the exons ATGGCGGCCGCCCCAGTCGTGTACCGGCGGGTGATGAAGGCGGTGCAGAAGCACGTCGGCGGGGGCGCCGATAAGAAGCACTTCCGCGAGTTCGTGGCCGCCGAGTTCCGCAGCCCCGTCGGCACGGAGGCCGAGGCCAGAgcggggctgcggctggccgaggactACGCGTACCACATCACCAGCATCCAGCACCAGAAG GAGCTGCTATTCTCATATAATATAGCTGTGGACCGATCTGAGGAAATGAAGAAGACATTGAACAAATCTGCTGCCAGTGTAGGCCTTCAGCTTCCAGATGTCTACCAGCCATGA
- the LOC127299951 gene encoding probable protein S-acyltransferase 1, whose product MMMVPSMPPEVEPSSASPSRPKRLYQDWKGNNVFLCGGRIILGPDAASLLLSTFLVAGPAIVFCYQMQSKFFRSNGQPHMHRAALLIVIITTLVDLFFLFMTSARDPGIVPRNTRAPPPEADERNLPTTPSMEWSMGGTPRMRFRRTKDVIVNGFTVKLKFCETCLRYRPPRSSHCSICNNCVQKFDHHCPWVGQCIGLRNYRFFFMFIATSTFLCMSVLIFSWLNVYGEREDNGGSIWRALRKEVYSFVLIIYTSIVVWFVGGLTVLHLYLISTNQTTYENFRYNYDKQDNPYRRSIAENFAEVFFTKIPPPMNDFRSQVGEGALEAGFYTPYIGLDVTSAREKIDIETREKEVLVGGIQIPTVLQNIDYGSFEDGSHDKSKNDGNRTVSSSPAWAQKGSEGAGTSVAAMEACKEETSEDDAKEISSANTSPARTSTQGNAISDDETVQHDTKENNAQIEVESAQPVKDMS is encoded by the exons ATGATGATGGTGCCGTCGATGCCGCCGGAGGTTGAGCCGTCGTCGGCGTCGCCGTCCCGGCCCAAGCGGCTCTACCAGGACTGGAAAGGGAACAAC GTATTCCTGTGTGGCGGAAGGATTATACTCGGGCCGGACGCGGCCTCGCTGCTGCTGTCGACGTTCCTCGTCGCTGGCCCGGCCATCGTCTTCTGCTACCAGATGCAGTCCAAGTTCTTTCGCTCCAACGGGCAACCACACATGCACCGGGCTGCGCTTCTGATTGTTATCATCACAACATTAGTG GACCTGTTCTTCCTGTTCATGACATCGGCCAGAGACCCGGGAATAGTGCCACGAAACACAAGAGCTCCGCCGCCCGAAGCCGACGAACGAAACCTCCCTACCACGCCGTCGATGGAGTGGAGTATGGGGGGCACCCCGCGGATGAGGTTCCGCCGGACGAAGGATGTCATCGTGAATGGCTTCACAGTGAAGCTCAAGTTTTGCGAGACCTGTCTCAGGTACCGCCCGCCACGATCCTCACACTGCTCCATCTGCAACAACTGCGTCCAGAAGTTTGATCACCACTGCCCGTGGGTTGGCCAGTGCATTGGACTC AGGAACTACCGCTTTTTCTTCATGTTCATAGCCACATCAACGTTCCTGTGCATGTCCGTCTTAATCTTTTCATGGCTGAATGTCTATGGCGAAAGGGAAGACAACGGTGGCTCTATCTGGAGGGCCTTGCGCAAGGAAGTGTACTCTTTTGTGCTGATCATCTATACTTCCATTGTTGTATGGTTCGTTGGTGGCCTAACAGTATTGCACCTATATCTGATCAGTACTAATCAG ACAACATACGAAAACTTCAGATACAATTATGACAAACAGGACAACCCTTACCGGAGGAGCATCGCAGAAAACTTTGCTGAAGTGTTCTTCACCAAGATCCCTCCTCCAATGAATGACTTCCGTTCACAGGTAGGTGAGGGCGCTTTGGAAGCTGGGTTCTACACTCCATACATTGGGTTGGATGTGACTAGCGCAAGGGAGAAGATTGATATAGAGACACGAGAGAAGGAAGTACTCGTAGGGGGGATTCAGATTCCAACAGTACTTCAGAATATAGACTACGGCTCCTTTGAAGATGGTTCACATGACAAGAGCAAGAACGATGGCAACAGAACAGTGTCTTCTTCCCCAGCTTGGGCACAAAAAGGAAGTGAAGGTGCTGGAACATCAGTAGCAGCTATGGAAGCATGTAAGGAAGAAACAAGCGAGGACGATGCTAAGGAAATTAGTAGTGCAAATACAAGTCCCGCACGAACATCCACACAAGGTAATGCAATATCCGACGATGAAACAGTTCAGCACGATACTAAGGAGAATAACGCTCAGATAGAAGTTGAATCTGCCCAGCCCGTGAAGGACATGAGCTGA